The following are encoded in a window of Numida meleagris isolate 19003 breed g44 Domestic line chromosome 13, NumMel1.0, whole genome shotgun sequence genomic DNA:
- the NUBP2 gene encoding cytosolic Fe-S cluster assembly factor NUBP2 isoform X3, producing MFKVQDNDVHQCDAGWVPVFVDQEKSISLMSIGFLLEKPDDAVVWRGPKKNALIKQFVTDVAWGELDFLIVDTPPGTSDEHISTVEALRPYKPLGAILVTTPQAVSVGDVRRELTFCKKTGLRVLGIVENMSGFVCPHCSECTNIFSKGGGEELAKHAGVPFLGSVPLDPQLSQSLEEGRDFIQEFPKSSAFPALTRIAQQILDGASQRSS from the exons ATGTTCAAGGTGCAGGACAATGATGTGCACCAGTGTGACGCCGGCTGGGTGCCGGTCTTTGTGGACCAGGAGAAGAGCATCTCACTGATGTCCATCGGCTTCCTGCTGGAGAAGCCGGATGATGCTGTGGTGTGGAGAGGACCCAAGAAAAATG ctttgATAAAGCAATTTGTTACTGATGTGGCCTGGGGAGAACTGGATTTCCTCATCGTGGACACGCCTCCAGGCACCTCTGATGAGCACATCTCCACAGTGGAGGCCCTGCGGCCCTACAAGCCGCTGGGAGCAATCCTAGTCACAACACCTCAG GCAGTGTCTGTGGGAGACGTGAGGCGAGAGCTGACGTTCTGCAAGAAGACAGGCTTGCGAGTTCTTGGCATTGTTGAGAACATGAGTGGCTTCGTTTGCCCACACTGCTCG gaGTGCACAAACATCTTTTCCAAAGGGGGAGGTGAAGAGCTGGCCAAACATGCCGGGGTCCCCTTTCTAG GCTCTGTTCCTCTGGACCCCCAACTCAGCCAGAGCTTGGAGGAAGGCAGAGACTTCATCCAAGAGTTTCCCAAGAGCTCTGCCTTCCCCGCCTTGACTCGTATCGCCCAGCAGATCCTGGATGGCGCATCGCAGCGGAGCTCCTGA
- the NUBP2 gene encoding cytosolic Fe-S cluster assembly factor NUBP2 isoform X2, giving the protein MEEEAAERSNLGGVRHIVLVLSGKGGVGKSTISTELALSLRHSGKKVGILDVDLCGPSIPRMFKVQDNDVHQCDAGWVPVFVDQEKSISLMSIGFLLEKPDDAVVWRGPKKNALIKQFVTDVAWGELDFLIVDTPPGTSDEHISTVEALRPYKPLGAILVTTPQAVSVGDVRRELTFCKKTGLRVLGIVENMSGFVCPHCSECTNIFSKGGGEELAKHAGVPFLGSVPLDPQLSQSLEEGRDFIQEFPKSSAFPALTRIAQQILDGASQRSS; this is encoded by the exons atggaggaggaggcggcgg AGAGAAGCAACCTGGGCGGTGTGCGGCACATCGTGCTGGTGCTGTCCGGGAAGGGCGGTGTGGGGAAGAGCACCATCAGCACCGAGCTGGCTCTGTCGCTGCGGCACTCGGGCAAGAAG GTGGGGATCCTGGACGTGGACCTGTGTGGCCCCAGCATACCCCGCATGTTCAAGGTGCAGGACAATGATGTGCACCAGTGTGACGCCGGCTGGGTGCCGGTCTTTGTGGACCAGGAGAAGAGCATCTCACTGATGTCCATCGGCTTCCTGCTGGAGAAGCCGGATGATGCTGTGGTGTGGAGAGGACCCAAGAAAAATG ctttgATAAAGCAATTTGTTACTGATGTGGCCTGGGGAGAACTGGATTTCCTCATCGTGGACACGCCTCCAGGCACCTCTGATGAGCACATCTCCACAGTGGAGGCCCTGCGGCCCTACAAGCCGCTGGGAGCAATCCTAGTCACAACACCTCAG GCAGTGTCTGTGGGAGACGTGAGGCGAGAGCTGACGTTCTGCAAGAAGACAGGCTTGCGAGTTCTTGGCATTGTTGAGAACATGAGTGGCTTCGTTTGCCCACACTGCTCG gaGTGCACAAACATCTTTTCCAAAGGGGGAGGTGAAGAGCTGGCCAAACATGCCGGGGTCCCCTTTCTAG GCTCTGTTCCTCTGGACCCCCAACTCAGCCAGAGCTTGGAGGAAGGCAGAGACTTCATCCAAGAGTTTCCCAAGAGCTCTGCCTTCCCCGCCTTGACTCGTATCGCCCAGCAGATCCTGGATGGCGCATCGCAGCGGAGCTCCTGA
- the NUBP2 gene encoding cytosolic Fe-S cluster assembly factor NUBP2 isoform X1 has translation MEEEAAGERCGVVVERSNLGGVRHIVLVLSGKGGVGKSTISTELALSLRHSGKKVGILDVDLCGPSIPRMFKVQDNDVHQCDAGWVPVFVDQEKSISLMSIGFLLEKPDDAVVWRGPKKNALIKQFVTDVAWGELDFLIVDTPPGTSDEHISTVEALRPYKPLGAILVTTPQAVSVGDVRRELTFCKKTGLRVLGIVENMSGFVCPHCSECTNIFSKGGGEELAKHAGVPFLGSVPLDPQLSQSLEEGRDFIQEFPKSSAFPALTRIAQQILDGASQRSS, from the exons atggaggaggaggcggcgggtGAGCGGTGCGGGGTTGTAGTTG AGAGAAGCAACCTGGGCGGTGTGCGGCACATCGTGCTGGTGCTGTCCGGGAAGGGCGGTGTGGGGAAGAGCACCATCAGCACCGAGCTGGCTCTGTCGCTGCGGCACTCGGGCAAGAAG GTGGGGATCCTGGACGTGGACCTGTGTGGCCCCAGCATACCCCGCATGTTCAAGGTGCAGGACAATGATGTGCACCAGTGTGACGCCGGCTGGGTGCCGGTCTTTGTGGACCAGGAGAAGAGCATCTCACTGATGTCCATCGGCTTCCTGCTGGAGAAGCCGGATGATGCTGTGGTGTGGAGAGGACCCAAGAAAAATG ctttgATAAAGCAATTTGTTACTGATGTGGCCTGGGGAGAACTGGATTTCCTCATCGTGGACACGCCTCCAGGCACCTCTGATGAGCACATCTCCACAGTGGAGGCCCTGCGGCCCTACAAGCCGCTGGGAGCAATCCTAGTCACAACACCTCAG GCAGTGTCTGTGGGAGACGTGAGGCGAGAGCTGACGTTCTGCAAGAAGACAGGCTTGCGAGTTCTTGGCATTGTTGAGAACATGAGTGGCTTCGTTTGCCCACACTGCTCG gaGTGCACAAACATCTTTTCCAAAGGGGGAGGTGAAGAGCTGGCCAAACATGCCGGGGTCCCCTTTCTAG GCTCTGTTCCTCTGGACCCCCAACTCAGCCAGAGCTTGGAGGAAGGCAGAGACTTCATCCAAGAGTTTCCCAAGAGCTCTGCCTTCCCCGCCTTGACTCGTATCGCCCAGCAGATCCTGGATGGCGCATCGCAGCGGAGCTCCTGA